The Halomicronema hongdechloris C2206 genome includes a window with the following:
- a CDS encoding PhzF family phenazine biosynthesis protein — protein sequence MAYPISQVDAFTDKPFRGNPAAVCVLAEAAEVDWMQAVAAEMNLSETAFLHPVADGFQLRWFTPAAEVALCGHATLASAHVLWSEGHLAPNREARFHTRSGLLTATQAGSWISLNFPAQPSEAIELPAPLRQALHLDEVTPRYGGQTPTNYLIELPQAEQVRSLQPDYALLKTLPRQGVIVTSQADAQPYDFISRYFAPKVGIDEDPVTGSAHCTLGPYWQGQLQKSALLAYQASARGGVLKLRCQEVTAVSMDHPARVEISGKAVTVLHGQLL from the coding sequence ATGGCTTACCCCATCAGCCAAGTCGATGCCTTTACCGATAAACCCTTCCGAGGAAATCCAGCCGCCGTCTGCGTCCTAGCTGAAGCGGCTGAGGTCGATTGGATGCAGGCCGTCGCCGCAGAGATGAATCTGTCAGAGACGGCATTTCTCCATCCGGTTGCAGATGGTTTCCAGCTGCGCTGGTTTACGCCAGCGGCAGAAGTCGCTCTCTGTGGTCACGCCACCCTAGCCAGTGCCCATGTGCTCTGGAGTGAAGGCCACCTTGCCCCCAACCGCGAAGCCCGCTTCCATACCCGCAGTGGTCTACTGACGGCAACCCAAGCAGGAAGTTGGATCAGCCTCAACTTTCCAGCTCAACCTTCAGAAGCCATTGAACTACCGGCTCCTCTGCGGCAGGCTCTCCACCTAGATGAGGTGACTCCCCGATATGGGGGACAAACACCGACAAATTACCTGATAGAACTCCCCCAGGCGGAACAGGTACGCAGCCTACAACCAGACTATGCTCTGCTCAAGACCCTACCCCGACAAGGGGTGATTGTGACCAGCCAAGCCGATGCCCAGCCCTATGACTTCATCAGTCGCTACTTCGCCCCTAAGGTAGGTATCGATGAAGACCCAGTTACCGGATCAGCCCACTGCACTCTAGGGCCCTACTGGCAGGGACAATTGCAGAAGTCAGCTCTATTGGCTTATCAGGCGTCTGCTCGGGGCGGTGTGTTGAAGCTACGATGCCAAGAGGTTACAGCAGTGAGCATGGACCATCCCGCTCGCGTCGAGATCAGCGGTAAAGCCGTGACCGTTTTACATGGGCAATTGCTCTAA
- a CDS encoding aminotransferase-like domain-containing protein, with protein sequence MKIPLDRQAAEPVYLQIRNSISHLIQSGGLKPGDRLPSIRQMAHTANVNKLTVIEAYSVLEADGLIQARQGAGFFINPPARSQPKRPSTFAPAQQVIIPNGHATSFLEISDAILQAESQPDIIKFSSGFPQPTGLDDLQRIARRAVKRAAERLFSHNHPQGDPTLRDQIAQLLVQLGLPVTPDNLLITNGSMQALSLVLQLLLQPGDWVVVESPTFHGFLSLLRQVGAQIIGIPMTTSGMNLELLEQYLQSHRPKLIYTISTQHNPTGITTDLAHRRQLIDLAEQYDCLILEDNAYEWLSFGPTPPPIKALDRCNSQGSALKGHRILYFGTFSKTLMPALRVGYAVITGPLYTPLVERKLLHDFHVSIMSQAIISEYLATGHYRRRLNLLRAMNQQNRDVMLKALETHFPAEASWTTPQGGLFLWIQLPPQTNLAALAQAALHHRLLLGTGTAFFADQRGYPALRLSFAQPPEVIEQGIATLGQLLKQQC encoded by the coding sequence ATGAAGATCCCCCTTGACCGTCAGGCGGCGGAGCCGGTTTATCTGCAGATTCGCAATTCTATCAGCCATCTGATTCAATCGGGAGGGCTGAAGCCAGGGGATCGATTGCCGTCGATTCGTCAGATGGCCCATACCGCTAATGTCAATAAGTTGACGGTGATTGAAGCCTACAGTGTGTTGGAGGCGGATGGGTTGATCCAGGCGCGCCAGGGAGCTGGATTTTTTATCAATCCACCGGCTCGCAGCCAACCTAAGCGCCCGTCTACGTTTGCGCCAGCGCAGCAGGTGATTATTCCCAATGGCCATGCCACTTCGTTTCTAGAGATCAGCGACGCCATCCTGCAAGCGGAATCCCAACCGGATATCATTAAATTCAGCAGCGGCTTTCCTCAACCTACTGGGCTTGACGATCTGCAGCGAATTGCTCGGCGAGCTGTCAAACGGGCGGCGGAGCGGCTCTTTAGCCATAATCATCCCCAGGGCGATCCTACCCTGCGGGACCAGATTGCCCAGTTACTGGTGCAATTGGGACTGCCGGTTACCCCTGATAATTTGCTGATCACTAATGGTTCTATGCAGGCCCTATCCTTGGTGCTGCAGCTGCTGCTGCAACCGGGGGACTGGGTGGTGGTGGAATCACCTACGTTCCATGGCTTCCTATCGTTACTGCGGCAGGTGGGAGCCCAGATCATCGGCATTCCCATGACTACGTCGGGCATGAACCTGGAACTGCTGGAGCAATATCTGCAGAGCCATCGACCTAAGCTAATCTACACCATTAGTACTCAGCATAATCCCACGGGCATCACCACGGATTTGGCCCATCGCCGGCAGTTGATCGATTTGGCTGAGCAGTATGACTGCTTGATCTTGGAAGATAATGCCTACGAGTGGTTGAGTTTTGGGCCGACACCACCGCCGATTAAGGCTCTAGATCGATGCAATAGTCAAGGATCGGCCCTGAAGGGCCATCGCATCCTATACTTCGGCACCTTTTCTAAGACCCTGATGCCAGCCCTGCGGGTGGGCTATGCCGTCATCACCGGTCCCCTCTATACCCCCTTAGTGGAACGCAAGCTGCTCCACGACTTCCACGTGTCGATCATGTCCCAGGCCATCATCAGCGAATACCTAGCCACCGGCCATTACCGGCGGCGCCTTAACCTACTGCGGGCTATGAACCAGCAAAATCGAGACGTGATGCTAAAAGCCCTAGAGACCCACTTTCCGGCAGAAGCCTCCTGGACCACTCCCCAGGGAGGCTTATTTCTGTGGATTCAGCTGCCCCCCCAGACAAATCTGGCTGCCCTCGCTCAGGCGGCCCTGCACCACAGACTATTGCTGGGCACTGGCACCGCCTTCTTCGCCGATCAACGGGGGTACCCCGCCCTACGGCTGAGTTTCGCCCAACCGCCAGAGGTGATCGAGCAGGGCATCGCTACCTTGGGGCAATTGCTGAAGCAGCAGTGCTAA
- a CDS encoding phosphoglucomutase/phosphomannomutase family protein codes for MTAAPSLAAFKPNPIRFGTDGWRGIIAADFTFERLAQVASAAAHVLASCYGDKTAQSTIIIGYDRRFLSPEFARVAAEAVTQAGYNVLLSKTYAPTPAFSWAARHQEALGALVITASHNPAIYSGVKIKGAFGGSVPPEITQQVETQLEQPSPMAEHKGSLSLFDPWPNYCQALRSCVDVEAIQKSLSSGQVTLFADVMHGAASGGLSKLLGDGLVQELNGSADPTFEGGAPEPLPKYIADLLQTVANHQPPLENGCTVGLVFDGDSDRIAAVDGSGKFLSSQVLIPILIEHLTARRGYQGEVVKTISGSNLIPALANLYGLSLHETPIGYKYIADRMLESSVLLGGEESGGIGYGHHIPERDALLSALYVLEAVVMSGLDLSDLYRTLQEKTGFTSAYDRIDLPLANMDVRAKLLDSLQSQTPQDIAGKAVSECLTIDGYKFILEDGSWLLIRFSGTEPVLRLYSEASTLEAVHAYLAWAKDWANAIGGN; via the coding sequence ATGACTGCCGCTCCCTCTTTGGCTGCGTTTAAACCCAATCCTATTCGGTTTGGCACTGATGGTTGGCGGGGCATCATTGCTGCTGACTTTACCTTTGAACGGTTGGCTCAGGTGGCTAGTGCCGCCGCCCACGTGCTGGCTAGTTGCTACGGTGACAAGACGGCCCAGTCCACCATCATCATCGGTTATGATCGACGGTTTCTGTCTCCCGAATTTGCCCGCGTGGCAGCCGAAGCTGTCACCCAGGCAGGGTATAACGTACTCTTGTCGAAAACCTATGCTCCAACCCCGGCATTTAGCTGGGCCGCTAGACACCAAGAGGCCTTAGGAGCATTAGTAATTACAGCCAGTCACAATCCTGCTATCTATTCCGGCGTCAAGATCAAGGGCGCTTTTGGTGGGTCAGTGCCGCCAGAGATTACCCAACAGGTGGAGACGCAGTTGGAGCAGCCCTCGCCCATGGCTGAGCACAAGGGATCCCTGTCTTTGTTTGATCCCTGGCCGAATTATTGCCAGGCGCTACGCAGTTGCGTTGATGTTGAAGCAATTCAAAAATCCCTCTCCAGTGGGCAGGTGACTTTGTTTGCCGATGTGATGCACGGGGCAGCGTCGGGGGGATTATCTAAGTTGCTGGGTGACGGCCTGGTTCAGGAACTGAATGGCTCGGCTGATCCAACCTTTGAAGGGGGAGCTCCGGAACCGCTGCCTAAATATATTGCAGACTTGCTGCAGACGGTGGCCAACCATCAACCGCCCCTAGAAAATGGGTGCACGGTGGGGCTAGTGTTTGATGGGGATAGCGATCGCATCGCGGCAGTGGACGGTAGCGGCAAGTTCTTGAGCTCCCAAGTGCTGATTCCGATTTTGATTGAGCATCTTACCGCCCGGCGAGGGTATCAAGGGGAGGTAGTGAAGACCATCAGTGGCTCCAACCTGATTCCGGCCCTGGCCAACCTCTACGGCTTGTCCCTGCACGAAACACCCATTGGCTATAAGTACATCGCCGATCGCATGTTAGAAAGCTCCGTGCTGCTCGGCGGGGAAGAATCGGGAGGCATTGGTTACGGCCATCACATTCCTGAACGGGATGCCCTGCTCTCGGCGCTCTATGTCTTGGAAGCCGTGGTCATGTCCGGCCTCGATCTCAGCGATCTATACCGGACCCTGCAGGAGAAAACCGGCTTCACTTCAGCCTACGATCGCATCGATCTGCCCCTGGCCAACATGGACGTGCGGGCGAAATTATTAGACTCTCTGCAAAGCCAGACCCCCCAAGACATCGCCGGCAAGGCCGTCAGCGAGTGTCTCACCATCGATGGCTATAAATTTATCCTGGAGGACGGCAGCTGGTTGCTGATTCGCTTCAGCGGCACCGAGCCGGTGTTGCGCCTCTACAGCGAAGCCTCGACCCTGGAGGCGGTGCACGCCTATCTGGCCTGGGCTAAGGATTGGGCCAATGCCATCGGCGGCAACTAG
- the cysE gene encoding serine O-acetyltransferase has protein sequence MSPATWRLRDNLVAALIADFRAIFACDPAARHWLEVLLCSPGLHALAGYRLAHWLFRRRLSLLPRLISHGVRWLTGIEIHPGACLGRGVVIDHGMGVVIGETAVVGDHALIYQGVTLGGTGKDLGKRHPTLGCHVVVGAGAKVLGNIHIGDFARIGAGAVVLRDVPAHCTAVGVPARHICRQRGDAEA, from the coding sequence ATATCCCCGGCAACTTGGCGGCTTCGAGACAACCTAGTTGCGGCGCTGATCGCTGACTTCCGAGCCATCTTTGCGTGTGACCCGGCGGCTCGCCACTGGTTAGAGGTGTTGCTGTGCTCGCCAGGGCTGCATGCCCTGGCCGGTTATCGGCTGGCCCATTGGCTGTTTCGCCGTCGTTTGTCGTTGCTCCCCAGATTGATATCTCACGGAGTGCGGTGGCTGACGGGAATTGAGATTCACCCCGGGGCTTGTCTTGGTCGTGGTGTGGTGATTGACCATGGTATGGGGGTTGTCATCGGTGAGACGGCAGTGGTTGGCGACCATGCTCTGATCTACCAGGGCGTGACCCTAGGCGGTACCGGCAAGGACCTGGGCAAACGCCATCCCACCCTGGGCTGCCATGTGGTGGTGGGGGCAGGCGCCAAGGTTCTGGGCAACATCCATATTGGCGACTTTGCCCGCATTGGGGCCGGTGCCGTGGTGTTGCGGGATGTGCCGGCCCATTGCACGGCGGTTGGGGTGCCTGCTCGTCATATTTGTCGTCAGCGGGGTGATGCAGAAGCTTGA
- a CDS encoding MAPEG family protein: MELTLFYLAASGMLCVLLWVPYILNRVFVWGIPAFVSNYPSKKFPADVPAIPIWAERAQRAHLNMVETLPAFAAVVLAAYLTNGNNPVVTLWAAVFFWARVFHASVYILGVPYLRTPTYLVSWAAVLIIGAQVIV; this comes from the coding sequence ATGGAATTAACATTATTTTATCTGGCGGCTAGTGGCATGTTGTGCGTTTTGTTATGGGTGCCCTATATTCTGAATCGCGTGTTTGTTTGGGGAATCCCAGCCTTCGTGAGCAACTATCCCAGCAAGAAGTTTCCCGCCGATGTCCCCGCTATTCCGATCTGGGCCGAGCGAGCCCAACGCGCCCATCTCAATATGGTCGAAACGCTGCCAGCCTTTGCAGCAGTTGTACTGGCCGCCTATTTAACGAATGGGAATAACCCGGTGGTGACGCTTTGGGCGGCCGTCTTTTTCTGGGCCAGGGTGTTTCATGCCAGCGTTTACATTCTGGGTGTTCCCTACTTGCGGACGCCGACGTATCTGGTGTCTTGGGCGGCGGTTTTAATCATTGGTGCCCAGGTAATTGTGTAG
- a CDS encoding peroxiredoxin-like family protein encodes MLTSENAISPKLLMGHLAPNLAVDTVDGSHWKLSDQRPENYTLIVFYRGLHCPICQQYLADLDQALEAFSQLGVTVIAVSGDTYDRAKQLQETAKIETLTIGYGLAPEDMRRWGLYLSRGHFKQEPALFSEPALFLVKPDGRLYYANIGTHPFSRVSFEFLLQGLEYIIPRNYPFRGTE; translated from the coding sequence ATGCTGACATCTGAAAACGCAATCTCACCCAAGTTACTGATGGGGCATTTGGCGCCAAACTTAGCTGTTGACACAGTTGATGGCAGTCATTGGAAATTGAGCGACCAACGCCCTGAAAATTATACGCTTATTGTCTTTTACAGGGGACTTCATTGCCCCATTTGCCAGCAGTATTTGGCTGACTTAGATCAGGCCCTCGAGGCGTTCAGCCAATTGGGAGTCACGGTCATAGCCGTCAGTGGCGATACCTATGACCGGGCAAAACAGTTGCAAGAAACAGCCAAGATTGAGACTTTGACCATTGGCTATGGCTTAGCGCCAGAGGACATGCGTCGATGGGGCCTGTATTTGAGCCGCGGCCATTTTAAGCAAGAACCGGCACTATTTAGTGAACCGGCCTTGTTTCTGGTGAAGCCAGATGGCCGACTTTACTATGCCAATATTGGCACCCATCCCTTCTCTCGCGTCAGTTTTGAGTTTCTGTTGCAGGGTTTGGAATACATCATTCCTCGAAATTACCCATTTCGAGGAACGGAATAG
- a CDS encoding LysR family transcriptional regulator — MDIYQLRYFLTIAETGSFSRAAERLYLSQPSLSAGIKKLEQELGVCLFERGGRRTVLTPAGRAFQAKAMAIMGQYQAALKELKGFYERPILRVGVLSTLRVAELAALVSTFQHHHPHVTIEVHDGTLALLREKLEQGDVDVTLTALADRDDPQLSTALFQQKLLLALPLTHPLAQRASIRLTELDGQPFIDRVNCEFHEQECQILAAADVQPNIIYRASHEEWVIALIQAGLGVSIMPHWQGLSRIAYLPIADVDFQRTVGMKWRQQQTSKLVEQFCHFAASHSWGAG; from the coding sequence ATGGACATATACCAGTTACGCTACTTCCTCACGATTGCCGAAACTGGCAGCTTCTCAAGGGCCGCCGAGCGCCTCTACTTGTCTCAGCCGTCTCTATCGGCAGGCATTAAGAAATTAGAGCAGGAGTTGGGCGTATGCCTCTTCGAGCGGGGCGGGCGTCGTACGGTGCTGACGCCAGCGGGTCGGGCCTTCCAGGCCAAGGCCATGGCAATCATGGGGCAGTACCAGGCCGCCCTGAAAGAGTTGAAGGGCTTCTACGAGCGTCCCATCTTACGGGTCGGTGTCTTGAGTACCTTACGAGTGGCTGAACTAGCTGCCTTAGTCAGCACCTTCCAGCACCATCATCCCCATGTCACCATTGAGGTGCACGACGGCACCCTAGCCCTGTTGCGGGAGAAGCTAGAACAGGGAGATGTTGATGTGACGCTGACCGCCTTGGCAGATCGCGACGACCCGCAACTATCCACTGCCCTATTCCAGCAGAAGCTCCTGCTGGCGTTACCGCTAACCCATCCCCTGGCCCAACGCGCCTCGATTCGGCTCACTGAATTAGATGGGCAACCTTTCATCGACCGGGTAAACTGCGAGTTCCATGAACAGGAGTGCCAAATCCTGGCAGCGGCCGATGTGCAGCCCAATATCATATACCGGGCCAGCCACGAGGAATGGGTGATTGCCCTGATTCAAGCTGGATTAGGCGTCAGCATCATGCCCCACTGGCAGGGGCTCAGCCGTATCGCCTACCTGCCCATCGCAGACGTCGACTTTCAACGCACAGTTGGGATGAAATGGCGGCAACAGCAGACTTCAAAGCTGGTCGAGCAGTTTTGTCACTTTGCCGCCAGCCACAGCTGGGGAGCAGGCTAG
- a CDS encoding aldo/keto reductase yields MRTVQLSHTDATVSCLALGTLRFGTLRSYDEAAQLLNIYTEAGGNFLDTANCYNQWAANGKGGESETTIGRWLQERGNREDIFIASKVGFGCGDIPDGLAAKTIITSCEESLRRLGTDHLDLFYGHKDDLNTPLEETLAAFSQLIEAGKIRFAGASNYLAWRLADADAIATAKNLTPFTCVQQRFTYLRPQPGGYFYPQRLIDENLATYCDARGKTMLPYTPLLRGAYVRPERPIAESYQGPDTDARLAALQEVCQETGATPNQVVLAWMLQRQPPMLPIFSAGTADHLRENLGAVSLTLSEAQMTKLTMAGHCPNQEPN; encoded by the coding sequence ATGCGAACAGTCCAACTCAGCCACACCGACGCCACCGTCAGTTGTTTGGCCTTAGGGACGCTGCGATTTGGCACCCTCAGAAGCTATGACGAGGCGGCCCAGCTGTTAAATATCTATACAGAGGCGGGGGGAAATTTTCTCGACACGGCCAATTGCTATAACCAATGGGCGGCCAACGGCAAGGGGGGAGAAAGCGAAACCACCATCGGTCGCTGGTTGCAAGAGCGGGGCAACCGTGAGGATATCTTTATTGCCAGTAAGGTGGGATTTGGCTGCGGCGATATTCCCGACGGCCTAGCCGCCAAGACCATCATTACCTCCTGTGAGGAGAGTCTGCGGCGGTTAGGCACCGATCACCTCGATCTGTTCTATGGCCACAAGGATGACCTCAATACGCCGTTGGAAGAGACCCTGGCCGCCTTTTCCCAGCTGATAGAGGCAGGCAAGATTCGCTTCGCTGGGGCCAGCAATTATCTGGCCTGGCGGTTGGCCGATGCCGATGCGATCGCAACTGCTAAGAACCTGACTCCATTTACCTGCGTTCAGCAACGCTTCACCTACCTGCGTCCCCAGCCCGGGGGATACTTTTATCCGCAACGGTTGATCGATGAAAACCTAGCCACCTACTGCGATGCCCGCGGTAAGACCATGCTGCCCTATACGCCACTGTTACGGGGCGCCTATGTCAGACCCGAGCGGCCCATTGCCGAGAGTTATCAGGGACCCGATACCGATGCCCGCCTAGCCGCCCTGCAGGAAGTATGCCAAGAAACGGGGGCAACGCCCAATCAGGTGGTCCTGGCCTGGATGCTGCAGCGCCAGCCCCCCATGCTTCCCATTTTCTCTGCCGGCACTGCCGACCATCTGCGGGAAAATCTCGGCGCCGTATCGCTGACCCTATCAGAAGCTCAGATGACCAAACTGACTATGGCCGGCCATTGTCCCAACCAAGAGCCCAACTAG
- the nagA gene encoding N-acetylglucosamine-6-phosphate deacetylase — MYALTPATLYTGQQQLSGQALLIEGQHIMDVVPVAVLAAACPRVPLPGQQVAPGFIDLQLNGCGGVLFNDAITAETLDRMHRTNLRSGTTSFLPTLITTSDDAMEQAMAVVQAYRQHYPQRVLGLHLEGPYLNPQRRGIHDGRHVRPVDEAMLARIAQYGGDTVTVVTLAPDITGSEPIHCLSQAGIVVSAGHSNASYEQALAGFEAGITMVTHLFNAMSPWHSRQPGLVAAALSRPEVYAGIIADGLHVHFGSVALAKQIKGDRLLLVSDAMPPVGTQMFSFWIGQEEVFYRQGKCVAADGTLGGSALTLMAAVANCVQQLRLPLAEALRMASLYPARAIAQDHHLGLIAPGYLANLVIFDQSLRVTAIVDRGQLQLFDAALEGAAL; from the coding sequence ATGTATGCCCTCACCCCGGCCACGCTCTACACCGGCCAGCAGCAGCTCTCGGGGCAGGCCTTGCTGATTGAAGGGCAGCACATTATGGATGTGGTGCCGGTGGCAGTCCTGGCGGCTGCCTGCCCTCGAGTTCCTCTGCCAGGGCAACAGGTTGCCCCTGGCTTCATTGACTTGCAGCTGAATGGTTGTGGCGGTGTGCTGTTCAATGACGCCATTACGGCTGAGACCTTAGATCGCATGCATCGCACCAATCTACGCAGCGGCACCACCAGCTTTCTGCCCACCCTGATTACTACATCGGACGACGCCATGGAGCAGGCCATGGCCGTAGTTCAGGCCTATCGCCAGCACTATCCCCAGCGAGTGCTGGGCCTGCATCTGGAGGGACCTTACCTCAATCCCCAGCGTCGGGGGATTCACGATGGCCGCCATGTGCGGCCAGTGGACGAGGCCATGCTAGCCCGGATCGCTCAATACGGCGGCGATACAGTGACAGTGGTGACCCTGGCCCCAGACATTACCGGCAGCGAGCCTATCCATTGCCTCAGCCAAGCCGGGATCGTGGTCTCGGCAGGCCATAGCAATGCCAGCTATGAGCAGGCCCTGGCTGGGTTTGAGGCCGGCATCACCATGGTCACCCATCTCTTTAATGCCATGTCGCCCTGGCACAGTCGGCAGCCGGGGCTGGTGGCAGCGGCTCTGAGTCGGCCGGAGGTCTATGCCGGCATCATTGCCGATGGTCTCCATGTCCACTTCGGCTCCGTAGCTCTGGCCAAGCAGATTAAGGGAGACCGATTACTGCTGGTGAGTGATGCCATGCCGCCAGTGGGCACCCAGATGTTCTCCTTTTGGATTGGCCAGGAAGAGGTGTTCTATCGCCAGGGCAAGTGTGTTGCCGCCGATGGCACCCTGGGGGGCTCGGCCCTGACCCTGATGGCTGCTGTTGCCAATTGTGTGCAGCAGCTGCGGTTGCCCCTGGCCGAGGCCCTGCGCATGGCTAGCCTTTATCCGGCCCGTGCGATCGCACAGGACCATCATCTCGGCCTCATCGCTCCCGGCTACCTGGCTAACCTGGTGATCTTCGACCAGAGCCTACGGGTCACCGCCATCGTCGACCGAGGACAGCTGCAACTATTTGATGCAGCCCTAGAAGGTGCCGCCCTATAG
- a CDS encoding MerR family DNA-binding transcriptional regulator, whose amino-acid sequence MTIRELADRTGVSIDTIRFYEKRGWLNAVHVQRQANNQPQPTSVP is encoded by the coding sequence ATGACAATTCGTGAGCTAGCGGATAGAACGGGCGTGTCAATTGACACCATTCGGTTTTATGAAAAGAGAGGCTGGCTGAATGCGGTTCACGTTCAACGGCAAGCTAACAATCAGCCGCAACCCACGTCAGTCCCTTAG
- the purB gene encoding adenylosuccinate lyase: MIERYTLPAMGQLWTDLYKYQTWLRVEVAVCEAQAELGYIPSDAVETIKAKAQFDPQRILEIEAEVRHDVIAFLTNLNEHVGEAGRYIHLGMTSSDMLDTALSLQLVDSLQLIMSCLEDLIQALRYKAQKHRHTVMIGRSHGIHAEPITFGVKLAGWLAEMLRHRERLTQLQEHIAVGKISGAVGTYANIDPKVEALACQKLGLRPDTASTQVISRDIHSEFMNALALVAASIERFAVEIRNLQRTDVLEVEEFFAQGQKGSSAMPHKRNPIRSERLTGLARILRSNAMAALENVALWHERDISHSSVERVIFPDSCILVHFMLVEITDLVKHLLVHPNNMQRNMTVYGGVVFSQQILLALVNKGMSREDAYAIVQSCAHSAWNREDGDFQAQIRHNEQVKQYLSTEEIAACFDPQHHLRHLDQIYQRLCI, encoded by the coding sequence TTGATCGAACGCTATACCCTGCCCGCAATGGGCCAACTCTGGACCGACCTCTACAAGTATCAAACCTGGCTGCGGGTCGAAGTCGCTGTCTGTGAAGCCCAGGCAGAACTGGGCTACATCCCCTCAGATGCAGTCGAGACCATCAAGGCCAAGGCCCAATTCGATCCCCAGCGGATTCTTGAGATCGAGGCCGAGGTTCGCCACGACGTCATCGCCTTCTTGACTAACCTCAACGAACATGTGGGCGAAGCCGGCCGCTATATTCATCTCGGCATGACCAGCTCCGACATGCTAGACACGGCTCTATCCCTGCAGCTGGTGGATAGCTTACAGCTGATCATGAGTTGCCTGGAAGACCTGATCCAGGCCCTGCGCTATAAAGCTCAAAAACACCGCCACACAGTCATGATCGGCCGTTCCCACGGCATTCATGCCGAACCGATCACCTTTGGCGTTAAGCTGGCTGGCTGGCTAGCTGAGATGCTGCGCCACCGAGAGCGATTAACCCAACTGCAAGAGCACATTGCGGTCGGTAAGATCTCCGGTGCCGTCGGTACTTATGCCAACATCGATCCCAAAGTAGAGGCCCTCGCCTGCCAAAAACTAGGATTACGGCCCGATACCGCCTCAACCCAGGTCATTTCCCGAGACATCCATAGTGAATTTATGAATGCCCTGGCCCTGGTGGCGGCCTCTATCGAGCGGTTTGCCGTAGAAATACGAAATCTGCAACGCACCGATGTTTTAGAAGTCGAGGAATTTTTTGCCCAAGGGCAGAAAGGGTCCTCAGCCATGCCCCACAAACGCAACCCCATTCGTTCTGAACGGCTGACTGGGCTAGCTCGCATCCTCCGGAGCAATGCCATGGCCGCCCTGGAAAATGTGGCTCTGTGGCACGAACGGGATATTTCCCATAGTTCAGTGGAACGGGTGATCTTTCCCGATTCCTGCATTTTGGTGCACTTTATGCTGGTAGAGATCACCGACTTAGTGAAGCATCTCTTGGTGCATCCCAACAACATGCAGCGCAACATGACCGTCTACGGCGGCGTCGTCTTTAGTCAGCAGATATTGCTAGCCCTAGTCAATAAGGGCATGAGTCGAGAAGATGCCTATGCCATCGTTCAATCTTGCGCCCATAGCGCCTGGAATCGGGAAGACGGCGATTTCCAAGCTCAAATCCGCCATAATGAGCAAGTGAAGCAGTACTTATCGACTGAAGAAATCGCTGCCTGCTTCGACCCACAACATCATTTGCGCCACTTAGATCAGATCTATCAGCGTCTGTGTATTTAA